GCGAAAGAAGAAGGACTGCTGGATTCGGCAACGATTCTGATGTTGTCGTCTGCAGATCATCAGATTTTTAGCGAACGTTGCCAGGGCCTGGATATATCAGCCTTTCTGGAAAAGCCGGTTTCCCAATCTGATTTACTCGATGCAATTATGACGGCTCTTAGGGGCCCCCAACTTGAACGGGAGAGTGTGAGTCAAATCAATGAAGCCAGTCAGTCATTTAAGGTTTTGATTGCCGAAGATACCCCAGCCAATCAAAAGGTGATTACGGCAATATTAAATAAAAGAGGACACCACTGTATTATCGCTAATAACGGACGTGAAGCTGTCGAGTGTCTGCGCAATGAATCATTCGATATTGTGTTGATGGACGTCCAGATGCCAACAATGGATGGTTTACAGGCAACGGCCATGATTCGAGAGCAGGAAGAAGAATCTGGCGACCATATTCCGATTATTGCGATGACAGCTTACGCCATGCGTGGGGATCGCGATAAATGTATCGCAGCCGGAATGGATAACTACATTTCTAAACCGATCGATGCCAAAAAACTGCTTCGTCTGTTGGAACGATATGCCAAGGAAGCCAAGCGAAAGCGAACAGGCTCTGAGGAAACGAAACAACAACGCTCTGCTTCCCAAACGCAATCCATTTCTTCTCGAGAACAGAAGAGTAAAACTCAAAACGCCTCTGGACCACAACGCCCCGTAATTGACATGCAGGCAGCACTGAAACGTACGGGAGATGATGTCGAAATTCTGAATGATATGGTGAATTACTTTTTTGAAGATACTTCGAATCTGATGCAGGAAGCACTCGAATGCGCAGAAAAAGGAGATGCTGCAGAGACAGCTCGTGCTGCTCACAGTTTAAAAGGTCTTTGCGCGAACTTTAATGCACACTCGGCGACAGAAGCAGCAAAAGTGGTTGAAGACATCGGTCTTTCGGGGGATCTGAATCACGTTTCAGAAGCGCTGACAACTCTCCAGATAGAGCTCACGATTCTCACCGAGGGGCTCCACCAGTGGCAAGCTGAAAATCAATAAAGTCCTTACGTGACTCTCACTTTCTCTCATTTCGAGTCGTGTCATCACTCTCAAGAGGCTTTGACGGATGATCGGTTTCCGCTCATTCTGATCGCAAATCAATCATGGGTTTGCGTCGTTTTGACCTAAGGTCTTTGAAAATCAGCGGTTTTCTTGCGCTGGTCGTCAAAATTCGCAATTATTCTGAATTGGTACGGGATCTGCTTTAAGTGATCTTGGCAATGGTTTCATTCACAGGCAGAGGAGAAATTGCACACGTGCTATGAAACCAATACTGAAAATGCTCCCTTCATTCAGAAAGGTTTAAAACCATGTCGGCAAATTTACAGACTCACTCACAGCCAAAGTCATCAACCTTTGCAGATGTTCTTCGAATCATTCTGGCAATTATTTTGCCTCCAGTCGGGGTTCTGTTACAAGTCGGTCTGGGTATGCACTTCTGGTTAAATATCGTGCTTACATTATGCGGATACATTCCAGGACTGGTTCATGCTGTCTGGGTCATTGCGAAGAAATAGTGACTCCTGTGACAAATTCTAAGATGAAAATAGATCTGATCTGAGCCATTATGTTAGCAATTGTATCGCTTGTTGTCATTATCGTCATTTCCATGATCGTGGTGCGCGTGGCGACCATCGCACTCACATTGACGGGACTCTCAACCCCGCTGGCGCGTTTCCAGGCACGGTCCGCATTTACCAGTACAGGTTTTACGACAACCGAAACTGAAAAAGTCATGCGGCATCCGGTTCGTCGTCGAATCATCATGATCCTCATGGTATTTGGTAACGCCGGGTTCGTTACGGCAATTTCTTCTCTGATTTTATCTTTCATGGGGGCCGAATCGAATGAAGGGTTGTGGCTGCGTATCGGAGTTCTTGCGCTCTGTTTATCATTACTGTGGATGATTGCATACAGTGAATGGGTGGATCGTCGCATTTCGAAGATCATCCAGCGCGCATTGCAGCGCTGGAGTGATCTGGAAATACGTGATTACGCTGGATTACTGCATCTGACTGGTGATTACATCGTTGTTGAACTGAATGTGAAAGCAGGTGACTGGCTGGCAAACACCAGTTTGAATCATTTGAAACTGGCCGACGAAGGTGTGCTGGTACTCGGGATTGAGAAGCCGGATGCCTCCTACATTGGAGCACCGCGCGGAGATACGAAACTGGAAGCCGATGACACGGTTCTGCTTTATGGGAAAGCCAGTGTTCTGAAAAATCTGGACGAACGAAGAACCGGCGCTGCCGGAAACTGGGAACACCATAAAGCCGTCGATGATCAAAAACGAAATGAGCAGAAGCCGGTCAGTCAGGATTGAAAAATATTTCAGGCATCGCTGTTTAAGTCGGAACTCCGTTGAAGACGCGACACCTCACACATCGCGCCAACAAGGTTTTATCTTTTCGCAATGATTATTTATTTGACCTGACAGAGCGATTCACACACAATAGTTATTCGTAGTGTTATTTGGTTCAGCCTGTCATTGATGTCAGGCAGCAGTGCATTTCTTCATAGCTGACACTCTACAGTCCCTTCTATCAGTAACGATCGGTTTTTGTGGCATTCTCTTTACGATTGAATAGGCCAGGGCAAGGGCAAAAATTCCGTCAGGGGTTAAGCTTTCTGTCGCGATTGGCGCTGTTTATCTTGCTGATCACTGTCAATTTGCAGGCAGAAGATCAAAATCCATTTTTACCAGTCGGAGTGCCAGATGAAGGATGGCCTGCGGTACGCGGAGTCCATTACGATGCGCATTCTCCGGAAATTCATCTGGCAAATAACTGGCCAGAGGAGGGACCACCTGTTCTGTGGGTCAAGGATTTAGGGCAGGGGTATTCAGCGTTTGTTGCCCAAGGTAACCGGGTTTATACACAAGCTCAGACTCTGCAGGGGCAGTATGTTTATTGTCTGGATGCACGCACGGGGAAAACGATCTGGGAGTATCGCTACGACTGGCCTTACGAGCTTGCAGGCGTTTATCCCGGACCACGTGCAACACCTACTCTGGCTCGGGGACGTCTCTTATTTGCGGGAACAAGTGGATTGATCGGGTGCCTGAATGCTGATTCAGGGAAACTGATCTGGTCGCGCAATGTGGTTGAAGAGTTTCAAGGTAAGGGGGGGACGGGCTTTGGTTACTCCTGCTCTCCGACCGTTGTAGATGATCTGGTATTTATGCCGGTCGGTGGACCAGGGGCAAGCATGGTTGCCCTGAAATTATCTGATGGTAAGACTGTCTGGGCCTCCGGTGATGAACCTGCCAGTTATAACCCTGCGATGCCGATTGTGCGAAATGGACGACAGTTGATCCTGGGGTACCTGGAAAATGCAGTGGTCATTCATGATTTCAAGTCCGGGGAAGTGTTACTCGAACACGAATTGTCACAAGGCTACGACGAACATTCTGCCTGGCCGATCTATCGTGAACCTTATCTGTGGATCGCAGCGCCGTTTAAGTCTGGTTCACAGTTATTTGAGTTGCCTGAAGAATTGAGTCCGCAGGTCCCTCTCAAGAATATCTGGCGATCGCGTACGTTATCGAACGACGTGCTTTCCAGTGTTCTGGTGGGTGAGCAGATTTATGGATTTGATATTTTCGATCAACAGTCAAAAACTCAACGCCCCTCGCGCGGGAAATTTCGTTGCATCGACTTCATGACCGGCAAAGAGTTATGGGAACAGGGATCGGGACGGCCGGAACGATCCAATAATGATACGTCAGACGAATTAGGTCAAGCAGGAATCATTGCCGCGGATGGGAAACTGATTTTGTTCAATGAGCGTGGCGAATTAATTCTACTGCGTGCCAATCCGGAGCGATGCGAAATTCTTGCGCGATGTAAGGTATTGACAGGTGAGTTGACCTGGACTCCTCCCATTCTACACCGAGGTAGTGTATTTGTCCGTAATCATTCACGGGCCGCTTGTATCTTTGTTGGGGACCCCGCTTTACTTTCCAGGAATCAGTCTACACTCAGCCTGGCCGATATTCCTCAAGAAAAATACTACGACTGGGCGGGGCAAATTCTCACCGTGGAGCCGGAATATGCGTTTGATATCCCATCACCAGCCTGGTTAGCCAGCTGGTTCTACTGGTGCCTGGGGTTGCTGATAGCCAGTTTGATTGTTGCTGCCGTTCCTGCTTGTTTTGTAGCGGCAAAACGCAGGATGGGAGTCTGGACGATTGGCTATCGAACACTCGCTTTTATTTCCGGTGCACTGGGAACGACCTGGATCAGTTACTGGACACAGGAGTTTGTTTTCACTTGGCCTCTCTGTCTGTTTATTGCACTGGAACCGGTTTTGGCGAGTGTCCAGTTTCGCAATGTGAAGAAAACATCCTTCTGGCGAGATCGTTTGCCGGTAGTCTGGTTTTTGTTCGTCTTTGTCCTCTATTTTTTACTCTGCCGTCGTTTGAGTCTTGTCTTCGAGTGGGCATTTCTTGCGGCACCCCTCGGGGCACTTCCCGTTGGTTGGTGGGAATGGCGCGTAAGCAGGAACACTACCGTCAAATTCTTGTTTTTTGTATTCTTAAAATTGGTGACATTCAGCTGTGCCTATGGTAGTGGTGTACTTGTCTTATGGCTCAAGTATTAGAGTGTGAAGAAATCAATCAGTGATTCGTCTGCTTATATGCTTGTTTCTCTGTTTGAGTTTCAATATTTTGTTGAGAGCCATTGTTGCTCTGATCCTGTTCGAAGCAGAAGCTTGATAGAAAATGAGAGTCAGATGTTAAAACGAGTTCAGGTTCAAATCAGTTTATTGTTTCTTCTTTGCTGGGCACCATTTGCGAACGCGGAAGAACGGCCCAATTTTGTGTTCATCATTGCCGATGATTTGACGTTTCGTGACATCGGCTGTTACGGCGGGCAGGCACACACACCTCATATTGATCAGTTAGCGACGGAGGGGATGAAGTTTACTCACTGTTTCCAGGCTGCGCCGATGTGCTCGCCCACCAGGCACAACATTTATACCGGCCTGTATCCGGTCAAATCGGGAGCGTATCCCAATCATACATTTGCCAAACCTGACACCAAAAGCATTGTGCACTATCTGAGACCTCTAGGGTATCGGGTTGCTTTATCCGGGAAAAAACACATCAGTCCGAAGCGGGTTTTTCCGTTCGAATATAGTGGTAAAAAAAATAACCCGGACATGGATGTTATCGACGAATTGTTTGCGGATTCAAGCAGTTCCAAGTCTCCTTTTTGTTTATTTGCCTGCTCGAATGAACCACATTCCCCTTGGAATAAAGGGGATGCGTCCCAATATCCCCCCAAGAAAATAAAATTACCGCCGTACCTTGTTGATACGCCTCTCGTGCGAGACTATTTCAGTCATTATCTGGCAGAGATCACGTATTTTGATCATCAGGTCGGGCAGATCTTGAAATCACTCGAAAAGCACAATTTGCATGATAACACGATGGTGATGGTGGTGAGCGAACAGGGCAACGGATTCCCTTTTGCCAAGTGGACTTGTTATGGAAACGGTTTACAGTCGGCCATAATCGTTCGCTGGCCGGGTAAAGTAAAACCGGGATCGATTACTGATGCGATGGTCGAATATGTCGATATCACGCCTACGTTCATCAACGCTGCTGGAGGCGAGCAGAATCCTGTTTTAGAGGGAACCAGTTTCCTCCCGGTTCTGACTGGAAAGACAAATCATCACAAAGATTTTACTTATGGGATTATGACTACAAGAGGAATTATCAACGGCAGTGATCAATATGCCATCCGTAGCGTACGTGATAAAAAGTATCGTTTGATCTGGAATCTGAATTACGATGCCGAATTTTCCAATATCTGTATGAATACTGATTACTTTCAGTCGATGGTTGAAGCGGGAAATGCCGGTGATGCAAAAGCCAGATCACTGGTGAAGAAATATAAAAAACGTCCGGAATATGAGCTCTATGATTGTGAAATTGATCCACTGGAAATGAAGAATCTGGCGGAAGATTCAAAGTACAAAGCAGAAATGCAGCGCTTAAATAAACGACTTAAAATATGGATGCAGGAGCAGGGGGATCAAGGTATTGAAACTGAGCTCGATGCTATTTTACGTCAAGGCAAGTTCAAAGGATTGACGCGCGAACAAGCGATGAAACGCTTCAGAAAAAAAGACAGAAAGAAGTAACAACCAAGTCTCAGTTGATACCATGATGGTAAAATATGCTCCGCCAGCTAAACGGCTCACTTTTTATCTGCTGGCTTTGTGACATTGACGGTGATCAATTTTGACCAGACGGCAAATTTGGTATTGGTGGGAGCTGCTTTCTTTTCTGTGGATTTCGCCGTTGCGGTTGCTTTAGCCAAAGCCTGTTCTGCGCGGCTGAGCTGATCGGGTTT
This window of the Gimesia fumaroli genome carries:
- a CDS encoding outer membrane protein assembly factor BamB family protein translates to MAFSLRLNRPGQGQKFRQGLSFLSRLALFILLITVNLQAEDQNPFLPVGVPDEGWPAVRGVHYDAHSPEIHLANNWPEEGPPVLWVKDLGQGYSAFVAQGNRVYTQAQTLQGQYVYCLDARTGKTIWEYRYDWPYELAGVYPGPRATPTLARGRLLFAGTSGLIGCLNADSGKLIWSRNVVEEFQGKGGTGFGYSCSPTVVDDLVFMPVGGPGASMVALKLSDGKTVWASGDEPASYNPAMPIVRNGRQLILGYLENAVVIHDFKSGEVLLEHELSQGYDEHSAWPIYREPYLWIAAPFKSGSQLFELPEELSPQVPLKNIWRSRTLSNDVLSSVLVGEQIYGFDIFDQQSKTQRPSRGKFRCIDFMTGKELWEQGSGRPERSNNDTSDELGQAGIIAADGKLILFNERGELILLRANPERCEILARCKVLTGELTWTPPILHRGSVFVRNHSRAACIFVGDPALLSRNQSTLSLADIPQEKYYDWAGQILTVEPEYAFDIPSPAWLASWFYWCLGLLIASLIVAAVPACFVAAKRRMGVWTIGYRTLAFISGALGTTWISYWTQEFVFTWPLCLFIALEPVLASVQFRNVKKTSFWRDRLPVVWFLFVFVLYFLLCRRLSLVFEWAFLAAPLGALPVGWWEWRVSRNTTVKFLFFVFLKLVTFSCAYGSGVLVLWLKY
- a CDS encoding sulfatase family protein, which encodes MLKRVQVQISLLFLLCWAPFANAEERPNFVFIIADDLTFRDIGCYGGQAHTPHIDQLATEGMKFTHCFQAAPMCSPTRHNIYTGLYPVKSGAYPNHTFAKPDTKSIVHYLRPLGYRVALSGKKHISPKRVFPFEYSGKKNNPDMDVIDELFADSSSSKSPFCLFACSNEPHSPWNKGDASQYPPKKIKLPPYLVDTPLVRDYFSHYLAEITYFDHQVGQILKSLEKHNLHDNTMVMVVSEQGNGFPFAKWTCYGNGLQSAIIVRWPGKVKPGSITDAMVEYVDITPTFINAAGGEQNPVLEGTSFLPVLTGKTNHHKDFTYGIMTTRGIINGSDQYAIRSVRDKKYRLIWNLNYDAEFSNICMNTDYFQSMVEAGNAGDAKARSLVKKYKKRPEYELYDCEIDPLEMKNLAEDSKYKAEMQRLNKRLKIWMQEQGDQGIETELDAILRQGKFKGLTREQAMKRFRKKDRKK
- a CDS encoding YqaE/Pmp3 family membrane protein, whose protein sequence is MSANLQTHSQPKSSTFADVLRIILAIILPPVGVLLQVGLGMHFWLNIVLTLCGYIPGLVHAVWVIAKK
- a CDS encoding TrkA C-terminal domain-containing protein; this encodes MLAIVSLVVIIVISMIVVRVATIALTLTGLSTPLARFQARSAFTSTGFTTTETEKVMRHPVRRRIIMILMVFGNAGFVTAISSLILSFMGAESNEGLWLRIGVLALCLSLLWMIAYSEWVDRRISKIIQRALQRWSDLEIRDYAGLLHLTGDYIVVELNVKAGDWLANTSLNHLKLADEGVLVLGIEKPDASYIGAPRGDTKLEADDTVLLYGKASVLKNLDERRTGAAGNWEHHKAVDDQKRNEQKPVSQD